The Lolium rigidum isolate FL_2022 chromosome 1, APGP_CSIRO_Lrig_0.1, whole genome shotgun sequence region ggggcgcgccggtgtgagtGCATTTTAGCTGCCGACCCATAAAAGCTATCGAAGCTGCTATGGGATgccccggtgaagatgctcttagaatcTGACCGTGGGTAAGTTGAGCCGGCGTCGCAGCTGCTGAGATGACCCTCGCGGACCATGTGTGGATCCGAGATTGAGAGGTGAGACATTATTAAAATTTAAAGCGACAATCTAATTAACATATCCTCCATCCACGAATCAATGAATTAGTAATCTAAGTAAAAGCGATACCTGACACGAATAGTGAAATGCAATTTGGTGAACTCTTTTtcgaaaaacaaaaaataaaaaagcttCACCACAGATTGGGCTTCAACCAAGTGTAGCCATAGTTTAAACCAAAAGCCGATGCAACTAAGCTTTCCAAACGTGCCTTGTAGCAGCAGTTCCAGTGCGCAAGTAATCATGCGGTTCGTGTGTCATGATGGATGCATGCGACTACATCATATTTCCATATGCTTGCCGTACCATTGCTTGATACGGTCGTGTGAGTACCTTTTTAGCAAAGATTTTTGTTCCAAAGCCCACAAATATTTAATCCAAATGCCCATATATATATAGAACTCTGCCTGCAAGCATCCACTCTTGCACTTCTTTTCGCATATGTAAATGAGTGCGATGGTATGTACGTGTTGCAGTATGCCTAACGGTCCATCGACGCCGGTGAACATGGTGGTGGACTACTACCAGCACGACTTCGAGTTCGCGGAGCCGCCGCGTGTGACAAGCCTGCAGAACACGCAGCCTCTACCGACGTTTGACAACTTCGGCGACGACGTCTACTTCGTGGGCGACCAGCGCGGCTTCGAGTCCATCGTGTACCACGTCGCCGGGCAGTACCTCAAGACCGACCGCAAGTCAGGCAACATCGTTGACCCCAGGCTCAAACTAAACACAGTGGTACGTGAAATCAACTACTTCCCCAGCGGCGTCACGGTTGGGACGGAGGACAACAAGGTGTACCGGGCCGACTATGTCATGGTCTCCGCCAGCCTTGGTGTCCTGCAGACCGGCCTCATACAGTTCAAGCCGCAGCTGCCTTCCTGGAAGATCGTGTCCATCTACCAGTTCGACATGGCCGTGTACACCAAGATCTTCCTAAAATTTCCCAAGAGGTTCTGGCCAGAGGGGCCTGGCACGGAGTTCTTCCTTTATGCCAGCGAAAGGAGAGGCTACTACCCGGTGTGGCAGCAGTTCGAGAAGCAGTACCCAGGGTCAGACGTGCTGCTGGTGACCGTCACCGATGATGAGTCCAGGAGGATCGAGCAGCAGCCTGATAACCAGACCATGGCGGAGGCGGTTGAGGTGCTCAGGAAGATGTTCCCCGGAAAGGATGTGCCAGAGGCCACCGAGATACTTGTGCCCAGGTGGTGGTCCAACAGGTTCTTCAAGGGCTCCTTCTCCAATTGGCCCATTGGCGTCAACCGCTATGAATATGACCTCATCCGGGTACACAAATATATAGTTCACATTCCTTGCATTTTAATTACTAGTTGAATTATGAATTGCGGTGCTAATATTTAAATCTCTCTGTTCTTCTTCTGGCATGCAATTCAGGCTCCAGTTGGGAGGGTTTACTTCACTGGTGAGCATACAAGCGAAAAATACAATGGCTATGTACATGGAGCTTATCTTGCTGGTAATTAACAAGTTCTTCTCTCATGCCTTGTTAAAATTTTGGTTTCACGATATGAACATATATATGTCATGCTATTTTCTAGGTATTGACTCTGCCGACATATTGATCAAATGTGCCAagaaaaaaatgtgcaagtacaaTGTCAAGGGAAAGCATGATTAGGAAAGGTAACTACTTGTCATACTAATACTAACATTTGACCCATAAACATGTAACAAACATCTAACCCGTAAGAGTTCTGCCTAATTGTTCCTCCCCCTCATCCATGTTTTTTTTCTGTTGCAGTGGGAAACAATGAAAACACCAGGAGCTACGGTCTCATAAAGATAATTTGGGTGCATGCAGTCTGATGTTCATGAGTGTTGATGATTGCTCAAGTGATTTTCTGGGAACTCCATATTTTGTTCTCCTTGATAAGAAAATTGTTGGAAGTTGTTGTTAGGGTTATTTTCTAGTTGTTCCAATTAGTTTCTTAGGTGCATTGCCCAATTAATTTGGTAAATTTGATTGAAGTTGAATAATTTAGGGTGTCCAATTTTTGTACAACAATATTTCCCGGAGTCTCATGGGATGCAATGTTTGGCGCTTCAATGGATCAAAGGCAATAGAAGATGGCACGTTATGCAGTGACTATAGGTGATTTGACTACTAGATGGAAATTTTGACAGAAAGGACCACTTATCCCACCGAATTGTCAAGAAGGATCACCTATGCATGAAAttgccaaaaaggaccacctctgtGTGGCGACAGAGCTTGCCTGGCGACACGTGACACCTGCCGCTGTTGGCCGTGGCGGCAGGATGATGTCGCGACGTGCCGCCGTTGGCTATGGCAGCAAGATGACGTCGATGGTGGGTCATGCTGCCGTTGGCTATGGCGGCAGGATGACTTGTCTACATGCCACCGTTTCCTGTGGAGGTGGGATGACGTGGCAACATGCCAGCTCTGTGTGCCGGCACGCGAAGTGGCAGCATGTCCCACCACGCTCTACGATGACCATGTCGGGTAACGTGTCGCCACACAGGATGGTGGCAGGGCCTGCCGCCAGAGCTAATGGTGGAATGTGCCACGTGTTGCCTGGCAGGCCTACCGCCATGGAGATGTGGTCCTTTTTGGCAATTTCATTCACATGTGGCCCTTCTTAACAATTCGTTGGGGCAGGTGGTTCTTTCTGTCAATTTCTAATGGATGAGGTTCTTGATAATAATCATAGTGCCAAACTTAGAACCATAAAATTCACTTCTTTACCAACTCTTATGGATGATGGTTCATCACAAATTAATATATGGACCGATGCATGGATCCCAGGGAGCCCTAACAGAATGACTGCAACACGAATAGGTAATATTATGTACACAAAAATCTCGGAGCTTATTGATGTTGAGACTAAttaagagatagtgaaatgcatCAAGCTAGGGCTACTCACGGCTCCTTCACGTCTCTTGGCCTCATCAGATGTCTCTTGGGCCGCTTCTCACACCACCGTAGACTAGCTGTGGTTGATCGGACCAAAAGTACACTCGTTGTTGGACCTGAGTTGTTGAGTTGTTATTAGTAGTAGGGCGAATGGGCCAAGGCCCGTTCACGAAAGGGAAAAACACCCACCCAACAATCACTATGTCACATCAGATTATTCCAGGCACTTTGTTAGAGGCATTTTTGCGAAGTGCACAAAAAAATCAAGTTTTGGAAAAGTTTTTGAAAAGTGCGGGAAAAGATGAGATGTTTTGAGGAGTTTTTGCAAAGTGCTAGGAAAGATCATTTTTTGGGGCGTTTTCCAAAAGTGCCGGGAAAGATCTTATAGGGAAGTTTTCCATAGTGCCTGCAAATATATGATCTTCTGGGGCACTTTGGAAACTGCCTGCAAAAATCAGTACAAATAACTTCATAATTGTACTTGTAGCAGTTCATAATACTTATAGTATTGCCCAAAAGGACCATATAGTTCATAATACATAACAGTCCATACTTTTAACTACTTAACAGTCCATACGTTTAACTACTTAACCGTCCATACATTAGCTGATACGTACTTAGCAACCCATACTTACTAAAAGGTCCATACAATTAACATTCCAACTTCACGATAATTACAAAAGAGACTAGAACAATGGCATTTTAATTGCCAAGAGGGAgaataacaaggcagagcctaGCTTGAGCATCTTGGACCCTCGTACCTAGCTGATCTCTAAAACTGAAGACACAGATTTgtccctgttatcaccagaatttaaccgagtcagaggtgggccgcgatcaagatgagcttgaagaaatatatatagaaggaatacgtgaatcggccttttataccaagttgggcttaattgcctgtgtatctgtaatatattagatcgcatcttagtttagaagttagaatcttactcgtgcacggtttagtgcacgcccacattagaaagtccgctggactataaatatgtatctagggtttatggaataaacaacaaccaacgttcaaccataaacaaatctcggcgcatcgccaaccccttcgtctcgagggtttctaccggtaagcatcatgctgcctagatcgcatcttgcgatctaggcagcacaagcctgccccgttgttcatgcgttg contains the following coding sequences:
- the LOC124682679 gene encoding polyamine oxidase 1-like; protein product: MLEMKPSRAIVLVLVVVVGQYASLASAAGPKVIIVGAGMSGISAGKRMAEAGITDFVILEATDRIGGRIHKTKFAGVNVEMGANWVEGVNGDEMNPIWTMANGTGGLNLRTFRSDFDNLARNTYKQEGGLYEEKLVEKIIKRTDEVEESGSKLAGTLHHSGQQDMSVMAMQRLNDHMPNGPSTPVNMVVDYYQHDFEFAEPPRVTSLQNTQPLPTFDNFGDDVYFVGDQRGFESIVYHVAGQYLKTDRKSGNIVDPRLKLNTVVREINYFPSGVTVGTEDNKVYRADYVMVSASLGVLQTGLIQFKPQLPSWKIVSIYQFDMAVYTKIFLKFPKRFWPEGPGTEFFLYASERRGYYPVWQQFEKQYPGSDVLLVTVTDDESRRIEQQPDNQTMAEAVEVLRKMFPGKDVPEATEILVPRWWSNRFFKGSFSNWPIGVNRYEYDLIRAPVGRVYFTGEHTSEKYNGYVHGAYLAGIDSADILIKCAKKKMCKYNVKGKHD